Proteins from a single region of Allofrancisella inopinata:
- a CDS encoding 2-oxoglutarate dehydrogenase E1 component — translation MRKNQPNFNQWLETTQFFGGNLEYLESIYDDYIAGNHDGIDPEWLSFFDSVASATDEVHRDVLEEFKYLAKNKVNASSMAAVGGNEITYKIKSLVNAYRFYAYKSANIDPLGLLKKDRDPDLDPKTHGLDAQELQQSINLGVLTQNKEQSIENLISNLKSIYEASIGYEYMYIDSKEEKKWLQQQIESNTPVSVEEKKWILQQLVAAEGLEKYLAVRYVGQKRFGLEGGESMIPALQHIIEKSVSRHSTRFIQLGMAHRGRLNVLVNILGKNPKELFEEFEGKQSGKSLSGDVKYHMGYSNYRSIDGKEAKVALAFNPSHLEAVDPVVEGAAKAIQNKLEGDVHNKVVPILIHGDSAFCGQGVVMETFGFSLTEAYGTGGTVHIVINNQVGFTTSSKFGVNRSSNYSTDIAKMVDAPIFHVNGDDPEAVLRATNIALEYRMKFNKDVVIDILCYRRNGHNETDEPSGTQPRMYEVIKRLPTTLKIYSDRLQSQGVVNTEFVSRLNTQYRSKLDEGKTTVDILDRNNVKDKLKVCDWLPYLGKQKTEYAYNPIEQKILKDLAYKMCEVPKEIDIQMQVKKTIADRLKMAKGDTPINWGFAESLAYATLLKDGHTVRISGEDSGRGTFSHRHAVVKNMNTSSSIKEYIPLKHINEKARFDIIDSTLSEYGVLGFEYGYSCYSPDALVIWEAQFGDFVNTAQVVIDQFLVAAEEKWGILSGLTLFLPHGQEGAGAEHSSARLERFLSSCANGNMQVCTPTTPAQIYHLLRRQVIRPLRKPLIVMTPKSLLRNPMAVSNLEELSAGCFESVIDDKKAKAGEVKKLILCNGKVYYDLMLKKQDVYADTAVVRIEELYPVPNEKLEEIFKKYKNAKKIIWLQEEPQNKGAWYHVRHFIEKILGDDQKLLCVARERSSTPAVGYHAMYVKQQEEIVNKALEI, via the coding sequence ATGAGAAAAAACCAACCAAATTTTAACCAATGGCTGGAAACAACGCAGTTCTTTGGCGGTAACTTGGAGTATTTAGAGTCAATTTATGATGACTATATTGCAGGCAATCATGATGGGATAGACCCAGAATGGTTATCTTTTTTTGATTCAGTAGCTAGTGCAACAGATGAAGTTCATAGAGATGTTCTAGAAGAGTTTAAGTATTTAGCTAAAAATAAAGTTAATGCTAGCAGTATGGCAGCTGTTGGTGGAAATGAAATAACATATAAAATAAAGTCTTTAGTTAATGCTTATAGGTTTTATGCTTATAAGTCTGCCAATATTGATCCTCTTGGGCTTTTAAAAAAAGATAGGGATCCTGATTTAGATCCAAAAACTCATGGATTGGATGCTCAAGAACTCCAACAGTCTATTAATTTAGGTGTTTTAACACAAAATAAAGAGCAATCAATAGAAAACCTAATTAGTAACCTTAAGTCAATATATGAAGCTAGTATCGGTTACGAATATATGTATATTGACAGCAAAGAAGAAAAAAAATGGTTGCAGCAGCAGATAGAGTCAAACACGCCAGTTTCTGTAGAAGAAAAAAAATGGATATTGCAACAGTTAGTTGCAGCAGAAGGTTTGGAAAAATATTTGGCTGTTAGATATGTAGGCCAGAAGAGATTTGGATTGGAAGGCGGAGAATCAATGATTCCAGCTCTACAGCATATTATCGAAAAATCTGTATCTAGACATTCAACTCGGTTTATACAGCTTGGTATGGCTCATAGAGGTAGACTTAACGTTTTGGTCAATATACTTGGCAAAAATCCAAAAGAATTGTTTGAGGAGTTTGAGGGTAAGCAAAGCGGAAAGAGTTTATCTGGAGATGTTAAGTATCATATGGGTTACTCAAACTACCGTAGTATTGATGGTAAAGAAGCTAAAGTAGCATTGGCATTTAACCCTTCGCATCTTGAAGCTGTTGATCCTGTAGTAGAAGGGGCAGCAAAAGCGATTCAAAATAAGCTTGAGGGTGATGTTCATAATAAGGTTGTACCTATACTTATACATGGGGATTCAGCTTTCTGTGGACAAGGTGTAGTTATGGAAACTTTTGGTTTTTCTCTTACAGAGGCTTATGGAACTGGTGGTACGGTACATATAGTCATTAATAATCAAGTTGGATTCACTACAAGTAGTAAGTTCGGTGTTAATAGAAGTAGTAATTATTCTACTGATATAGCTAAAATGGTAGATGCACCAATATTTCATGTCAATGGTGACGATCCAGAGGCTGTACTTAGAGCTACAAATATTGCTCTAGAGTATCGTATGAAATTTAATAAAGATGTCGTGATAGATATTCTTTGTTATCGTAGAAATGGTCATAATGAAACAGATGAGCCATCTGGTACTCAGCCAAGAATGTATGAGGTGATTAAAAGACTTCCTACAACTTTGAAAATTTATAGTGATAGGCTTCAAAGCCAGGGAGTTGTTAATACAGAGTTTGTGTCAAGATTAAATACACAATACCGCAGTAAGTTGGATGAAGGAAAAACTACTGTAGATATCCTTGATAGGAATAATGTTAAAGATAAGCTAAAAGTTTGTGACTGGCTTCCTTATTTAGGTAAACAAAAAACTGAATATGCCTACAATCCAATAGAGCAAAAGATACTTAAAGACTTGGCATATAAAATGTGTGAAGTTCCTAAAGAAATTGATATTCAGATGCAGGTTAAAAAAACCATCGCTGATAGGCTTAAAATGGCAAAAGGTGATACTCCTATTAACTGGGGATTCGCGGAATCTTTGGCGTATGCAACGTTACTTAAGGATGGTCATACAGTCAGGATCTCAGGGGAAGATAGTGGTAGAGGGACATTCTCACATCGTCATGCTGTAGTTAAGAACATGAACACAAGCTCATCGATAAAGGAGTATATACCGCTTAAGCATATAAATGAAAAAGCTAGATTTGATATTATTGACTCTACACTTTCTGAATATGGTGTATTAGGTTTTGAGTATGGCTATAGTTGTTATAGTCCAGATGCATTAGTAATTTGGGAGGCTCAGTTTGGTGATTTTGTTAACACTGCTCAAGTAGTTATAGACCAATTCTTGGTTGCAGCAGAAGAGAAATGGGGGATATTGTCAGGTTTAACTTTGTTTTTACCTCATGGTCAAGAAGGAGCGGGTGCTGAGCATTCTTCAGCAAGGTTAGAAAGATTTTTAAGTTCTTGTGCTAACGGTAACATGCAGGTTTGTACACCAACGACTCCTGCGCAGATTTATCATTTGTTAAGAAGACAAGTTATTAGACCTCTTAGAAAGCCTCTTATTGTTATGACTCCAAAAAGCTTACTAAGAAACCCTATGGCTGTTTCAAATTTAGAGGAGCTTTCAGCAGGATGTTTTGAAAGTGTAATAGATGATAAAAAAGCAAAAGCAGGTGAAGTTAAAAAACTGATTTTATGTAACGGTAAGGTTTATTATGATCTTATGCTTAAAAAGCAAGACGTTTATGCAGATACAGCAGTAGTTAGAATAGAAGAGCTTTACCCTGTTCCTAATGAGAAGTTGGAAGAAATATTTAAGAAATATAAAAATGCTAAGAAAATTATTTGGTTACAAGAAGAGCCACAAAACAAGGGGGCTTGGTACCATGTAAGGCATTTTATTGAAAAAATTCTTGGAGATGACCAAAAATTGTTGTGTGTAGCTAGAGAAAGATCTTCAACTCCTGCTGTAGGCTACCATGCGATGTATGTGAAACAGCAGGAAGAAATTGTTAATAAAGCTTTAGAAATATAA
- the sdhA gene encoding succinate dehydrogenase flavoprotein subunit codes for MSIATQEFDAIVVGAGGAGLRAAFQLSQSGFKTAVVSKVFPTRSHTVAAQGGIAAALGNIQFEDDLPSDDWKWHMYDTVKGSDYIGDQDAIEYMCEHAPQSIIELEHMGMPFSRLENGKIYQRAFGGMSRNFDPANQAKRTCAASDRTGHALLHTLYQGNLKHNTNFYTEWFAVDLVKADDGSISGVIALCIETGETVFLQSKITILATGGAGRIYESSTNAYINTGDGMGLALRAGLPLQDMEFWQFHPTGIAGAGVLVTEGCRGEGGILRNKDGERFMERYAPNAKDLACRDVVSRASQQEIMEGRGDTFSGSSCVWLDLTHLGEDVIDERLPTVRELAKTFAGVDPVEKPIPVVPTCHYQMGGIPTNKYGQVITQENGEDKVIGGLYAVGECASVSVHGANRLGSNSLLDLVVFGRAAGMHAEESLKSGMAIKKTSVENIEKATDRIRKWDTSEQRGCKEKISVLRKELQQTMQQYFSVFRQETTMKEGFDKLLKLRQRLDDAVLEDNSRIFNMTRIEALELDNLMLTAIATAKLAIERKESRGAHSRVDYPERDDENWMKHTLYFLDGDRTSSREVNMSPTKVKAFQPAERKY; via the coding sequence ATGAGTATAGCTACACAAGAATTTGACGCGATCGTTGTTGGTGCTGGTGGCGCTGGACTTAGAGCTGCGTTTCAGTTATCGCAATCAGGATTTAAGACTGCGGTTGTTTCGAAAGTCTTTCCAACAAGATCTCATACTGTGGCAGCTCAAGGCGGTATTGCTGCAGCTTTAGGTAATATTCAGTTTGAAGATGACCTTCCATCTGATGATTGGAAGTGGCATATGTATGATACTGTTAAGGGTTCTGATTATATTGGTGATCAAGATGCCATTGAGTATATGTGTGAGCATGCACCTCAATCAATTATTGAGTTAGAACATATGGGTATGCCATTTTCGCGTTTAGAAAATGGTAAGATTTATCAGCGTGCGTTTGGGGGCATGTCTAGAAATTTTGATCCAGCAAACCAAGCTAAAAGAACATGTGCAGCTTCAGATAGAACAGGGCATGCGCTTTTGCATACCTTATATCAGGGGAACTTAAAGCATAATACTAATTTTTATACCGAATGGTTTGCGGTAGATCTTGTCAAAGCTGATGATGGTAGTATCTCCGGTGTTATAGCTCTTTGTATAGAAACTGGTGAGACAGTGTTTCTTCAATCAAAGATAACAATCCTTGCAACAGGCGGAGCAGGTCGTATTTATGAATCTAGCACTAATGCATATATAAATACAGGTGATGGGATGGGCTTGGCTTTAAGAGCTGGCTTGCCTCTTCAAGATATGGAGTTTTGGCAATTTCATCCTACTGGTATTGCTGGAGCTGGTGTTTTGGTTACGGAAGGTTGTCGTGGAGAGGGTGGTATCTTACGTAATAAAGATGGGGAAAGATTTATGGAAAGATATGCTCCTAACGCTAAAGACTTGGCTTGTCGAGATGTTGTATCACGAGCATCTCAGCAGGAAATTATGGAAGGTCGTGGGGATACTTTTAGTGGTTCTAGTTGTGTATGGTTAGACCTTACTCATCTTGGGGAGGATGTTATTGATGAAAGGCTTCCTACAGTTAGAGAGTTAGCAAAAACTTTCGCAGGTGTGGATCCTGTTGAAAAGCCTATCCCTGTTGTGCCAACTTGTCACTATCAGATGGGTGGCATACCAACTAATAAATATGGACAAGTTATTACTCAAGAAAACGGTGAAGATAAGGTTATTGGTGGATTATATGCTGTTGGTGAATGTGCTTCAGTATCTGTTCATGGGGCTAATAGGTTGGGGAGTAATTCATTATTAGATTTGGTTGTATTTGGTAGGGCTGCAGGAATGCATGCCGAAGAAAGCTTAAAATCTGGCATGGCCATCAAAAAAACTTCAGTCGAAAATATAGAAAAAGCTACTGATAGGATTAGAAAATGGGATACTTCTGAGCAAAGAGGTTGCAAAGAAAAAATTTCCGTATTGAGAAAAGAGTTGCAACAAACTATGCAACAATATTTTTCGGTATTTAGACAAGAAACTACAATGAAAGAAGGCTTTGATAAGCTTCTTAAGTTAAGACAAAGACTGGATGATGCTGTTTTAGAAGATAATAGTAGAATATTTAATATGACTAGGATTGAAGCATTAGAGCTAGATAACTTAATGTTGACAGCCATTGCAACGGCTAAGCTGGCTATAGAGAGAAAAGAATCTCGAGGCGCGCACTCAAGAGTTGATTATCCAGAAAGAGATGATGAGAATTGGATGAAACATACACTATATTTCTTGGATGGAGATAGAACATCTTCTCGTGAAGTTAATATGTCTCCAACAAAAGTAAAAGCCTTTCAACCAGCAGAACGTAAATATTAA
- the odhB gene encoding 2-oxoglutarate dehydrogenase complex dihydrolipoyllysine-residue succinyltransferase, translated as MLELKVPMFPESVADGTLAQWHKKEGDFVKEGEIVAEIETDKVVLEVPATTSGVLKNIKKQAGDIVLSEETLANIDIDGKAVSSKEESSTQGAKNQVPVSSGAEVDVKAPVFPESVADGTVSEWHKKEGDVVAEGDILAEIETDKVVLEVPAVVSGTLVKIIKGAGDTVLSAQTIAKIVEGASSIAVASKETKSESVNNTTAPHLVPSARKAFNSSNLESAAGIQGTGKKGRITSEDVKKAATISNSSQNSSQPVIAQGSRFEKRVKMTRLRQTIANRLVEVQHTNAILTTFNEVDMSAVMELRNKYKDMFLKEHDTKLGFMSFFIKAATEALKKFPDVNASIDGDEIIYHNYFDIGIAVGTDRGLVVPVLRDTDTKSLAELEADVLDKAIKGRDGKLSLDDMKGGTFTITNGGTYGSMLSTPIINSPQSAILGMHNIVERPVVINGEIKIRPIMYLALSYDHRIIDGSTSVKFLKMIKELLEDPTRILLQV; from the coding sequence ATGTTAGAGTTAAAAGTACCTATGTTTCCAGAATCAGTAGCAGATGGAACCTTGGCGCAATGGCATAAAAAAGAAGGTGATTTCGTGAAAGAAGGTGAGATAGTGGCTGAGATTGAAACTGATAAAGTTGTTTTAGAGGTTCCTGCTACAACTTCTGGTGTTTTAAAAAATATCAAAAAGCAGGCTGGTGATATTGTATTATCAGAAGAAACCCTTGCTAATATAGATATAGATGGAAAGGCTGTTTCTAGCAAAGAAGAATCTTCTACTCAAGGAGCCAAAAACCAAGTTCCAGTTTCTTCTGGTGCAGAAGTTGATGTTAAAGCACCGGTTTTCCCAGAATCAGTAGCTGATGGTACAGTTTCTGAATGGCATAAAAAAGAGGGCGATGTGGTAGCAGAAGGTGATATTCTGGCAGAAATTGAAACCGATAAAGTTGTTTTAGAGGTTCCTGCAGTTGTAAGTGGTACATTGGTTAAAATAATAAAAGGTGCTGGAGATACTGTTTTATCAGCACAAACTATAGCTAAGATTGTAGAAGGCGCCTCTTCGATAGCTGTAGCGTCTAAGGAAACTAAGTCTGAGTCTGTAAATAATACAACTGCTCCACATTTGGTTCCATCAGCACGTAAAGCGTTTAACTCAAGTAATTTAGAGTCGGCTGCGGGTATACAGGGTACAGGTAAAAAAGGACGTATTACGTCAGAAGACGTTAAAAAAGCAGCTACTATATCAAATAGTTCTCAAAATAGCTCTCAGCCAGTGATTGCTCAAGGTTCAAGGTTTGAAAAGAGAGTTAAGATGACTCGTCTACGCCAGACTATAGCAAATAGGCTTGTTGAAGTTCAACATACAAATGCTATTTTAACTACTTTTAATGAAGTAGATATGAGTGCTGTAATGGAACTTAGAAATAAATATAAAGATATGTTTTTAAAAGAGCATGACACTAAACTTGGCTTTATGTCTTTTTTTATCAAGGCAGCTACAGAAGCTCTTAAAAAATTCCCAGACGTGAACGCTTCTATAGATGGTGATGAAATTATTTACCATAATTATTTTGATATAGGTATTGCAGTAGGCACAGATAGAGGACTTGTTGTGCCTGTGTTAAGAGATACTGATACAAAATCTTTAGCTGAATTAGAGGCTGATGTGCTTGATAAGGCAATTAAGGGGCGTGATGGTAAATTAAGTTTAGATGATATGAAAGGTGGTACGTTTACTATTACTAACGGTGGTACTTATGGCTCTATGTTATCTACACCAATCATTAACTCACCACAGAGTGCGATTTTGGGAATGCATAATATAGTAGAGCGTCCAGTTGTAATTAATGGAGAGATAAAAATCCGTCCTATAATGTATTTGGCACTATCTTATGATCATAGAATTATTGATGGTAGTACATCAGTTAAGTTTTTAAAGATGATTAAAGAATTACTTGAGGATCCAACTAGAATCCTTCTTCAAGTTTAG
- the sdhC gene encoding succinate dehydrogenase, cytochrome b556 subunit, whose amino-acid sequence MKKITNIDLMSIKSYNFPITAISSILHRITGVILIVAIPLAVVGMNYSLAGPNGYEQTVSILTKGWVSLFFWVFLSALTYHVYAGIRHMIMDMGFGESMKIAKLTSFITIVLGILSAVFWGYFLWL is encoded by the coding sequence ATGAAAAAAATAACAAATATTGATCTGATGTCAATAAAATCCTATAACTTTCCTATTACGGCTATAAGCTCAATATTGCACCGTATAACAGGTGTGATCCTTATAGTAGCTATTCCATTAGCAGTGGTTGGAATGAACTATTCTTTAGCTGGGCCAAATGGTTATGAGCAGACTGTGTCAATTTTGACAAAGGGGTGGGTTAGCTTATTTTTTTGGGTTTTCTTGTCAGCTTTGACTTATCATGTATATGCTGGTATTAGGCATATGATTATGGATATGGGCTTCGGTGAGAGTATGAAGATTGCTAAGTTAACTTCATTTATAACGATTGTTTTGGGTATTTTATCAGCGGTTTTTTGGGGGTACTTTTTATGGCTGTAA
- the sdhD gene encoding succinate dehydrogenase, hydrophobic membrane anchor protein, with translation MGVLFMAVISLTSSGVKDFFVQRVTAVIIAVYFAYILIKALCLSHAGALNYDSWHGLFTDGIFLRILTLMAYLSIFLHAWVGLWIICGDYIKCAWTSAVVMLSFILVYVFCFFWLFAILFFY, from the coding sequence TTGGGGGTACTTTTTATGGCTGTAATTTCGCTTACATCTTCAGGTGTTAAAGACTTTTTTGTGCAGCGAGTTACAGCTGTTATTATTGCTGTTTACTTTGCCTACATACTTATAAAAGCTTTATGTTTATCTCATGCTGGAGCACTTAATTATGACAGTTGGCACGGCTTGTTTACAGATGGCATATTTCTTAGAATTCTAACTTTGATGGCATATTTATCAATTTTCTTACATGCTTGGGTTGGTCTTTGGATTATCTGTGGCGACTATATTAAATGTGCATGGACTTCAGCGGTCGTTATGCTAAGTTTTATTTTGGTTTATGTATTTTGTTTTTTTTGGTTATTTGCGATTTTATTTTTCTATTAA
- a CDS encoding succinate dehydrogenase iron-sulfur subunit, with the protein MDVRFKIYRYNPETDKKPYYDEYTVTVENEGVKVLTALELIKEQDPTLAMRRSCREGVCGSDGMNINGKNRLACITSVGELKQPIKVNPLPGLPVVRDLIVDMKQFYKNYEKVKPYLINDEEAPAKERLQSPEDRAKLDGLYECILCACCTTSCPSFWWNPDKFIGPSGLLQAYRFIADSRDSATEERLEALKDPFSLFRCRTIMNCVSVCPKGLNPTEAIGKIRSALLKKSV; encoded by the coding sequence ATGGACGTAAGATTTAAAATTTACAGATATAATCCGGAAACAGATAAGAAACCTTACTACGATGAGTATACTGTAACGGTTGAAAATGAAGGCGTAAAAGTTTTGACAGCTTTAGAGCTTATCAAAGAACAAGATCCAACCCTTGCTATGAGAAGGTCATGTAGAGAAGGAGTTTGCGGTTCTGATGGTATGAATATCAACGGTAAGAATCGTTTGGCATGTATTACCTCTGTTGGAGAGTTAAAGCAGCCTATTAAGGTGAACCCTTTACCTGGATTACCTGTTGTTAGGGATTTGATTGTAGATATGAAACAATTCTACAAAAACTATGAAAAAGTAAAGCCTTACTTGATAAACGACGAAGAGGCTCCTGCCAAAGAAAGGCTACAATCGCCAGAGGATAGAGCTAAGCTTGATGGGCTGTATGAATGTATCTTGTGTGCGTGTTGTACTACTTCTTGTCCATCATTTTGGTGGAATCCTGACAAATTTATTGGTCCGTCAGGGCTTTTACAAGCTTATAGGTTTATAGCTGACTCCAGGGATTCAGCTACTGAAGAAAGGTTAGAAGCTTTGAAGGATCCTTTTAGTTTATTTAGGTGTAGAACTATTATGAATTGTGTTTCTGTGTGTCCAAAAGGATTAAATCCAACAGAAGCAATAGGTAAGATTAGGTCAGCTTTATTGAAAAAGAGTGTATAA